AATGAGCAGTGCAGGCATTTTTGTTCTTCTTAGCACATAGAGATTACTTCCCTGTTTTACCCCTCTGTTTCTCATATCAAGCCTTAAAACTATTGAGTTTAAAATTCTTGTTGCAAGGTTATAAGCAGGGCCTGACAAACGGTAGGTAAAAATTTCTGTTCCGTTAGCGGCAGGGTTTGTAACTGCGTTTGTATGAAGACTTATAAAAATATCTGCTCCCCATGTGTTAGCCATTCTTACTCGCTCTATTAAACTTCCCGAATTGGAGTTTCCTAAAACTTCGGTGGGAGTTTTTCTTGAGAGCATTGCTGAAAAATTGGGATTATTATCAAGAAGAGCTTTAAGCCTTACACCTACATCGTAGGTAACGTCGGCTTCGTTAAGCCCGTTACCTGTTGATCCTGTATTAGGGCCTGTGGGGTTATGCCCCTGATCAATAAATATTTTAATTGCCATATAATCACCCATATATTATATGACATATTTTCTTACTTTGATATATTTTTACTGCCTAACAGTACAACATCAGGGGTAATATTTTCCCTTGCGTCATAATAAAACACTTTACAATCATTAACTTCTATTTCATATGAAGGAATTGCATAGGTGGAAGTTTCACTTTTGCCTAACGGAAGATAATAACCTAATCTTAAACCTGTAATTTGAACGCTTTGAAATTCACTTTTTAACTCGTTGTTTGACGCAAGTTCCAAAAGTATATTTGACGGTGGGGTAAGGTTATATTTTTCCTTGATTTTTTCAAAGGATAAAACCGTACCTTTAATAGATGTAATGCCTTTATCTGTAACAGTTGCATAAAGATTACTGTTAAAAACAGGGTAGTCGTTATACGCATACATAAATGTAACAAAAAAGTTTTTTTCTCCGTTATCGGTAATATTTAAAACCTGTAAAACAGACTTGCCTATTCCCTTTTTGTTAAGCGCTTTTAATGTTTTATTTCCCGCGTTAAGATGGGTTATTTTATTAAATGATTTATCCTTAGCATCAAAAACCTTATAATCAACAGATGTGTCGCTTATAAGGAGGCTTTCTCCCTCTTTAGTATAGTAATTTTCTCTTGGAGAAGTGTAATTTTCGCCTAAGAACATAGTAGCAGTTTTTTCCTTATTAGTTGAGACATTATATACTTCTGCACCCTGCATAGAAGATTCAAAATGTTTAACCAAGGATTTTTCCACCGTAATATTATTATTCTTAAGAATATCTATTGCCACATCAATATCAACAGTGTTAACTTTCTGGAAAAAAAGATTATAAACAACGATTAAGAATATGTTTACAAAAAGAAAGATAAAAATTAAAATTGTTTTGGCACGGGCAAAATTCACTTAATCATCACAACCTTTCCGTTTGTTAAAAGGACTGCGCTTTCAGGGTTTACCACATTTTGTTTAACATCAAAATTATAAACGCTGTATATATCCACTATAATATCATCAGGGTTATTTTTAACATCATAAACTGTATAGAATTTATCTAAAACAGAAATCATATTAGGAACATTAAGTTCGGTATTATTTTCCCTAAAACCGCAGAATAACTGACGGTAGGATATTATTTTTCCGTCTTTAATCTTAACTTCGATAGGATGAGTGAGTGTTTCAGTTTTTGAAATGTCCCTCTCAAAAACTAAAGGAACTCCCATATACAGTAAATCAAAGTTAACCGTATATGTGCTTTCCA
The genomic region above belongs to Clostridia bacterium and contains:
- a CDS encoding N-acetylmuramoyl-L-alanine amidase; the protein is MAIKIFIDQGHNPTGPNTGSTGNGLNEADVTYDVGVRLKALLDNNPNFSAMLSRKTPTEVLGNSNSGSLIERVRMANTWGADIFISLHTNAVTNPAANGTEIFTYRLSGPAYNLATRILNSIVLRLDMRNRGVKQGSNLYVLRRTKMPALLIELGFITNPEDAYKLENDPQGFANAIYQGILSYYGF